One part of the [Pantoea] beijingensis genome encodes these proteins:
- a CDS encoding RidA family protein, whose protein sequence is MSIERIDPEHRMSEAVIHNQTVYYTSVPENLDEDAEAQTANALAVIDRLLARVGSDKSRILDATLFLVNLDDFPAMNRAWDAWVSPGNAPVRCTVQARLMNPKYKVEIKIIAAL, encoded by the coding sequence ATGAGTATTGAACGTATCGATCCTGAGCATCGCATGTCGGAAGCTGTGATTCATAATCAGACGGTCTACTACACCAGCGTACCGGAAAACCTGGATGAAGATGCAGAAGCCCAGACGGCAAATGCACTGGCGGTCATCGATAGACTTTTAGCTCGCGTCGGTTCCGACAAAAGTCGTATCCTGGATGCCACCCTTTTTCTGGTAAATCTGGACGACTTTCCTGCCATGAACCGCGCGTGGGATGCCTGGGTTTCACCTGGCAATGCGCCAGTACGCTGCACCGTTCAGGCCAGGCTGATGAACCCTAAGTATAAAGTAGAAATTAAAATAATCGCCGCGCTATAA